Sequence from the Christiangramia fulva genome:
AAGGCTCCTTTTTGTAATTTCAGGTAGATCAAAAAGATATTATCATGAAATCAAATTTTTGGAAAGCAGCAATATGGTCCGGAATCATTGGTGCCGTAGTGATGATCATGTTAGAAATGATTATGAATCCCATTTTTTTAAATAAAAGTGGCTGGTTGCCGCCAACGATGATGGGAGCTATCTGGTATGGAAAGGAAATTCTTGCCGGCAAACCTCATTTTGATTTTGGTCTTTTTATGTCTGCGATGGCGATACATTTCCCACTTTCGGTACTTTACGGTATCATAGCGGCATTTATCGTCAAAAATAGAACCCAATCTATCGCGATAGTTATAGGAATTGTTCTCGGACTCCTTTTATACTTTATTAATTTTTATGGATTTACCGCTATTTTTCCATGGTTCGCGAAGGCCAGGAACTGGGTTCAAATAGTAATTCATATAATTTTTGGAGTAGTAGTAGCCTGGTCTTTTATCGGAATTTTTAATAAACCTGCTACTGCCATTAAAAATGATCAGTAATTAAATTTCGAAGAAAATCTGAGTTATGATTTTTCCTGAACTGAATGATTACAGCAGCTGGCCACTCCTCCTGTTGCGAATTATTGTCGGAATTGTTTTTATAACAAGCGGATGGAGTCATTTTACGCAACCTGAGAAGCGAAGCGAAAGTATTGGAATGAGCAAATCCCTCACTTTTATTCTTGGACTTATTGAAGTAATTGCTTCTGTTGGCCTCATCCTGGGAATTTATGTTCAAATAGCTGCCCTGCTTTTAATAGGGGTTATGATAGGAGCTATTTCAAAGAAGATCTTTGTCTGGGATACAGGTTTTTACGCCGAAAAAGGTTTTGGCTGGCATTATGACTCTATTTTA
This genomic interval carries:
- a CDS encoding DoxX family protein, with product MIFPELNDYSSWPLLLLRIIVGIVFITSGWSHFTQPEKRSESIGMSKSLTFILGLIEVIASVGLILGIYVQIAALLLIGVMIGAISKKIFVWDTGFYAEKGFGWHYDSILLAANLVFLFTGGGNLVII